One genomic region from Desulfovibrio oxyclinae DSM 11498 encodes:
- a CDS encoding HD-GYP domain-containing protein, with protein sequence MSGSRDTSIQDGRPSFPNGKGLVPISAHVLSPSTVGAFSVYLVQDDKPVLYATKGESFTPRHRQRLAELDVNQLYIVPSERKAYVNFVRDNLTTLLDDESIPCSERARFFCEATTALARDAFDRSLPNPGGVVRFRRIQTLIRDGSNFFTGPEGVREIFRLVSENEDLYAHGVGCMVLSASLLSRFAPDDRELLTACSMGALMHDVGKLELPEHILNAAPDALEHHDMEQLHSHPALGVSVCSILPLPQESLHCILFHHELEDGSGYPTRASGDMIPFYARIVSLCNFYEGLIRERPWRRALSPREALCRIRDHGGKFDRTMVELLEGVVTRSGMV encoded by the coding sequence ATGAGCGGAAGCAGGGACACATCCATACAGGACGGCAGGCCATCCTTTCCAAACGGAAAGGGGCTGGTGCCCATCTCTGCGCACGTGCTTTCCCCCTCCACGGTGGGCGCTTTTTCCGTCTACCTCGTTCAGGACGACAAGCCGGTGCTCTACGCCACCAAAGGCGAAAGCTTCACGCCGCGCCACCGCCAGCGCCTTGCCGAACTTGACGTCAACCAGCTCTACATCGTCCCGTCCGAGCGCAAGGCATACGTAAATTTCGTCAGGGACAACCTGACCACCCTGCTCGACGACGAGAGCATCCCCTGCAGCGAACGGGCGCGCTTTTTCTGCGAAGCCACCACCGCACTGGCCCGGGACGCTTTTGACCGCTCCCTGCCCAACCCCGGCGGCGTGGTCCGCTTTCGCAGAATCCAGACGCTCATCCGCGACGGCTCCAACTTCTTCACCGGCCCGGAAGGCGTACGAGAGATTTTCCGGCTGGTATCGGAAAACGAGGACCTGTACGCTCACGGCGTGGGGTGCATGGTGCTTTCGGCAAGCCTGCTGTCGCGATTCGCCCCGGACGACAGGGAACTGCTCACCGCCTGCTCCATGGGAGCGCTCATGCACGACGTGGGAAAGCTGGAACTGCCGGAGCACATCCTGAACGCCGCCCCGGACGCGCTGGAGCACCACGACATGGAACAGCTGCATTCCCATCCGGCCCTCGGGGTGAGCGTCTGCTCCATTCTTCCCCTGCCGCAGGAGAGCCTGCACTGCATCCTCTTCCATCACGAGTTGGAAGACGGCTCGGGATACCCCACGCGCGCCAGCGGGGACATGATCCCTTTCTATGCCCGCATCGTCTCGCTGTGCAATTTTTATGAGGGTTTGATTCGCGAGCGGCCGTGGCGCAGGGCGCTGTCCCCGCGTGAAGCACTGTGCCGAATCCGCGATCATGGCGGGAAGTTCGACCGGACGATGGTCGAGCTGCTTGAAGGAGTGGTCACTCGCTCCGGCATGGTTTGA
- a CDS encoding methyl-accepting chemotaxis protein — translation MQSRRVPVLAKMMIPFTVLAIILVGVGWYIISSNFGKLEHSFVEMLVDSKTSQVEQAISSAEDGAQAMAALFSADPAIRDAFRTARSGDMDDPRSQQAQAARERIRSVMQPNLEGYQSVTGSKFRLHFHLPNGRSLVRLWRGKQAKRNGQWVDISDDISSFRKTVLDVNASGSPVKGIEPGRGGFSIRGLVPVKGEEGETLGSCEVLVGFSDALKPLASDESSSMLVYMNADLLPVTTRLQDAAKYPLLDGRFVLTSGKDDQTTRDLVSSEFVQSGTDGRSVKLVGNKALTAFPVRDYKGRQVGVIVIGMDISGPLALIADLNWIIGVLVAVFVIMSFLGAYYGLKRVISRPLAESADFAGQLAKGDLGASISYPHNDEVGDLAGALTAMISKLREIVSRVLESGQSVAEGSRVLNESSSSLSDSVEQQASTMEEVSSSVEEVSAGIAANTENARRTREIAEKTAESALEGGEAVAETVAAMKDIAERISIIEEIARQTNLLALNAAIEAARAGEHGKGFAVVAGEVRKLAERSGQAAAEIATKSSESLGVAEKAGRIIQDIVPEVQQTAKLVSEITESSEEQSIGSREIAGAITQMDTLLQTNAANAEDVAASAKQLADLAASLEQTMSFFRIEGRSRSARGMGKPARTALPSVDEGEFERF, via the coding sequence ATGCAATCCAGAAGAGTTCCCGTTCTGGCCAAAATGATGATCCCGTTCACGGTGCTGGCGATCATTCTGGTCGGCGTGGGCTGGTACATCATCTCTTCCAACTTCGGTAAACTTGAGCACTCGTTCGTCGAGATGCTCGTGGATTCCAAGACGAGTCAGGTCGAGCAGGCCATATCGTCCGCCGAGGACGGCGCACAGGCCATGGCGGCTCTGTTCAGCGCCGATCCCGCCATTCGCGACGCCTTCCGCACGGCGCGCTCGGGCGATATGGATGATCCGCGCTCTCAACAGGCGCAGGCCGCACGCGAACGAATCCGTAGCGTGATGCAACCGAACCTCGAAGGATACCAGTCGGTGACCGGCTCCAAGTTCCGGCTGCACTTCCATCTTCCGAACGGCCGAAGCCTCGTGCGTCTCTGGCGTGGCAAGCAGGCCAAGCGCAACGGGCAATGGGTCGATATCTCTGACGATATTTCCTCGTTTCGCAAGACCGTGCTGGACGTCAATGCTTCCGGCAGTCCCGTGAAAGGCATCGAGCCCGGGCGCGGCGGTTTTTCCATTCGCGGCCTTGTCCCGGTGAAGGGCGAGGAGGGGGAAACGCTCGGATCATGCGAGGTGCTGGTAGGGTTTTCCGACGCCCTCAAGCCGCTGGCAAGCGACGAATCCTCGTCCATGCTCGTATACATGAACGCCGACCTGCTTCCCGTCACCACCAGGCTTCAGGACGCTGCCAAGTACCCGCTGCTGGACGGCAGGTTCGTGCTCACCTCCGGAAAGGACGATCAGACCACGCGCGATCTGGTGTCCTCGGAGTTCGTGCAGAGCGGCACCGACGGACGAAGCGTCAAGCTGGTGGGCAACAAGGCGCTCACTGCCTTCCCCGTGCGGGACTACAAGGGGCGTCAGGTGGGCGTTATCGTCATCGGCATGGACATCTCCGGACCGCTGGCCCTGATCGCCGACCTGAACTGGATCATCGGCGTCTTGGTGGCGGTCTTCGTGATCATGTCCTTCCTCGGGGCTTACTACGGCCTCAAAAGGGTGATATCCCGTCCGCTGGCCGAGAGCGCGGACTTTGCCGGGCAACTGGCGAAAGGCGACCTCGGCGCAAGCATCAGCTACCCGCACAATGACGAAGTGGGCGATCTTGCCGGCGCACTGACAGCCATGATCAGCAAGTTGCGCGAGATCGTTTCCCGCGTGCTTGAGAGCGGCCAGTCCGTAGCCGAAGGCAGCCGGGTGCTGAATGAGTCTTCATCCAGTCTTTCCGACAGCGTGGAGCAGCAGGCGAGTACCATGGAAGAAGTGTCGTCATCGGTGGAAGAGGTCTCTGCGGGCATTGCCGCAAATACCGAAAATGCCCGGCGGACACGCGAGATTGCCGAGAAGACGGCCGAATCCGCACTGGAAGGCGGAGAGGCGGTGGCCGAAACCGTGGCGGCCATGAAGGACATTGCCGAACGCATTTCCATCATCGAAGAAATAGCCAGACAGACCAACCTGCTGGCACTGAACGCGGCCATCGAGGCAGCGCGGGCCGGAGAACACGGCAAAGGGTTTGCGGTGGTGGCCGGAGAGGTTCGCAAACTGGCGGAACGCAGTGGGCAGGCCGCGGCGGAGATCGCCACCAAGTCTTCGGAGAGCCTCGGTGTGGCGGAAAAGGCGGGGCGCATCATTCAGGACATCGTGCCGGAAGTGCAGCAGACCGCCAAGCTCGTGAGCGAGATAACCGAGTCGAGCGAAGAGCAGAGCATAGGCTCCCGGGAGATAGCCGGAGCCATCACCCAGATGGATACCCTGTTGCAGACCAACGCCGCCAATGCCGAAGATGTGGCCGCATCGGCAAAACAGCTGGCCGATCTGGCGGCGTCTCTTGAGCAGACCATGTCCTTCTTCCGAATCGAAGGGCGTAGCCGTTCGGCTCGTGGAATGGGGAAACCCGCGCGTACGGCGCTTCCTTCCGTGGATGAAGGCGAATTCGAGCGGTTCTGA
- a CDS encoding M48 family metallopeptidase, which translates to MASLPYYVRRNPRAKRVIVKLLPGTGLQLVLPPEAPESMVSDVLREKRAWIEYTARSMVEQGRPPWPEAHELPSRVDFPGVGLGFEVRRVERAGVVRLRGNAASIMLSGPTGAEDAMFERLRDFVRRTAREHLPPMLRNVADELGLTFDSVTIRSQSRRWGSCSSRGRISLNCKALFLSPELLRHLMIHELCHLRHPNHSKSYWRLVERFQPGYRELESHLSHGMGFVPGWMNDSPSAKVPNGFFSIKRL; encoded by the coding sequence ATGGCCTCGCTTCCGTATTACGTTCGCAGGAATCCCCGTGCCAAGCGGGTTATCGTCAAGCTGCTTCCCGGCACCGGTCTTCAGTTGGTGTTGCCGCCGGAGGCACCGGAGTCCATGGTGTCAGATGTGTTGCGCGAGAAGCGTGCGTGGATCGAATACACCGCCCGCTCCATGGTGGAGCAGGGACGTCCGCCGTGGCCTGAAGCGCATGAGCTGCCGTCGCGAGTGGATTTCCCGGGCGTTGGGCTGGGGTTCGAGGTCCGCCGCGTGGAGCGCGCAGGAGTGGTCCGTCTGCGCGGAAACGCCGCTTCGATCATGCTTTCCGGTCCTACAGGGGCCGAAGACGCGATGTTCGAACGTCTCAGGGATTTTGTCAGGCGAACGGCGCGGGAGCATCTGCCACCCATGTTGCGCAACGTGGCCGATGAGCTTGGTCTTACCTTCGACTCCGTGACCATCCGCAGCCAGAGCCGACGCTGGGGCAGCTGTTCATCGCGCGGGCGCATCAGCCTCAACTGCAAGGCCCTGTTCCTGTCCCCGGAGTTGTTGCGGCACCTGATGATCCATGAACTCTGCCACCTGAGGCATCCCAACCATTCCAAATCCTACTGGCGACTGGTGGAGCGGTTTCAGCCGGGCTACCGCGAGCTGGAGTCCCACTTGAGCCACGGCATGGGATTCGTGCCGGGCTGGATGAACGATTCCCCGTCGGCAAAAGTCCCAAATGGATTCTTTTCAATAAAACGACTCTAA
- a CDS encoding DUF523 domain-containing protein encodes MRDDMILVSACLAGVKCRYDGGDNEHPDAVRLVEQGRAIPVCPEQLGGLPTPRNPVEIRDDRVVDESGTDFTEHFRRGAREAVKLAVCAGCRTALLQPRSPSCGCGMIYDGTFQRRLIPGDGFLARALRRAGIEPVAAEDRD; translated from the coding sequence ATGCGCGATGATATGATATTGGTCAGCGCCTGTCTTGCGGGTGTGAAGTGCCGTTACGACGGCGGCGACAACGAGCATCCGGACGCAGTGCGGCTGGTGGAGCAGGGACGGGCGATTCCCGTGTGTCCCGAGCAGCTTGGCGGTTTGCCCACGCCGCGCAATCCCGTGGAGATTCGGGACGACAGGGTGGTGGACGAGAGCGGCACCGACTTCACCGAGCATTTCCGGCGCGGGGCACGGGAGGCCGTGAAGCTGGCCGTCTGTGCCGGATGCCGAACCGCCCTGTTGCAGCCGAGGTCCCCTTCCTGCGGCTGCGGGATGATCTATGACGGTACCTTTCAAAGGCGGTTGATTCCCGGTGACGGGTTCCTCGCAAGGGCTTTGCGCCGGGCAGGGATCGAGCCCGTGGCGGCGGAGGACCGGGACTGA
- a CDS encoding MFS transporter, which produces MISDRSKRMYIFLLVLTLGAHAAFQGWRTLLNNFAVEVGGLGGFDMGIVQSLREVPGFLALLAVYVLLIVREHRLAALSVGVLGIGVAMTGFMPSTGGIIFATLVMSFGFHYYETMNQSLTLQYFGHTEAPLVLGKLRSFAALTNILVGGIIFAAASFTEYTTMFVCAGAVAVLTGIWAFMQDPTHKEIAPQQKKLFLRKRYWLFYALTFLSGGRRQIFVAFAVFLLVEKFGYSVQEVTILFVLNNVINWYVNPIIGRAVNRFGERKVLSLEYGALVLVFTAYALTDSPLVAGALYVLDNIFFNFAIAVRTFYQKIADPGDIASGMAMGFTINHIAAVFIPAMGGLAWLADYRAVFAAAAVMAAVSLVLVQKIDSQVAKNAHSG; this is translated from the coding sequence ATGATTTCGGATCGCAGCAAACGAATGTACATATTTCTGCTGGTGCTGACGCTTGGCGCGCACGCAGCGTTTCAAGGCTGGCGGACGCTTCTGAACAACTTCGCCGTGGAAGTCGGCGGGCTTGGCGGTTTCGACATGGGCATCGTCCAGTCGCTTCGGGAAGTGCCCGGGTTCCTCGCGCTGCTGGCCGTTTACGTGCTGCTGATTGTTCGCGAACACCGGCTCGCCGCGCTCTCCGTCGGGGTGCTGGGCATCGGCGTGGCCATGACCGGTTTCATGCCCTCCACTGGAGGCATCATCTTTGCAACCCTCGTCATGAGTTTCGGCTTTCATTATTACGAAACCATGAACCAGTCCCTGACGCTGCAATACTTCGGACATACCGAAGCCCCGCTGGTGCTCGGCAAACTGCGTAGCTTCGCGGCCCTGACCAACATCCTTGTGGGCGGCATCATCTTCGCCGCGGCATCCTTTACCGAATACACCACCATGTTCGTCTGCGCCGGAGCCGTGGCCGTGCTCACCGGCATCTGGGCCTTCATGCAGGACCCGACTCATAAGGAAATAGCCCCGCAGCAAAAAAAGCTGTTTTTGCGCAAGCGCTACTGGCTCTTTTACGCGCTGACGTTCCTTTCAGGGGGACGCAGACAGATATTCGTGGCCTTTGCCGTGTTCCTGCTGGTGGAGAAGTTCGGCTATTCCGTGCAGGAAGTGACGATCCTGTTCGTGCTCAACAACGTCATCAACTGGTACGTGAACCCCATCATCGGCCGTGCGGTGAACCGCTTCGGCGAGCGCAAGGTGCTCAGCCTCGAATACGGCGCGCTCGTGCTGGTGTTCACGGCCTACGCGCTGACCGACAGCCCGCTGGTGGCCGGGGCCCTTTACGTGCTGGACAACATCTTCTTCAACTTCGCCATCGCGGTGCGCACCTTCTACCAAAAGATCGCCGACCCCGGCGACATCGCCTCCGGCATGGCCATGGGGTTCACCATCAACCATATCGCGGCGGTGTTCATCCCGGCCATGGGCGGTCTGGCCTGGCTGGCGGATTACAGGGCGGTCTTCGCGGCTGCCGCGGTGATGGCCGCCGTGTCCCTCGTTCTGGTCCAGAAGATAGACTCGCAAGTGGCCAAAAATGCGCACAGCGGTTGA
- a CDS encoding chemotaxis protein CheD, translated as MQKKEEFPSVFLQTGDCYLAVQPTMVTTVLGSCVAVTMTHPGKGIGAICHAFLPDSLEGQRRGERDPQICRYVDTAISNMLQGMNKLRVPISELQVKLFGGASGLAVRHTEHSTYNVGQRNVDAAKKMLSDWGLRVETMDVGGNRGRKIHYLTHSGEVWMKRLADQPPAQPSGR; from the coding sequence ATGCAGAAAAAAGAAGAATTCCCCAGTGTCTTTCTCCAGACTGGCGACTGCTACCTCGCCGTTCAGCCCACCATGGTCACCACGGTGCTCGGATCCTGCGTGGCCGTGACCATGACGCATCCGGGCAAGGGGATAGGCGCCATCTGCCACGCCTTTCTGCCCGACTCGCTCGAAGGGCAGCGGCGGGGGGAACGTGATCCGCAGATATGCCGGTACGTGGACACCGCCATTTCCAACATGCTCCAGGGCATGAACAAGCTGCGCGTTCCCATTTCCGAGTTGCAGGTCAAGCTCTTCGGCGGCGCTTCCGGACTGGCGGTGCGGCATACCGAGCACAGCACCTACAACGTGGGACAGCGCAATGTGGATGCCGCCAAAAAAATGCTCTCCGACTGGGGCCTGCGCGTGGAAACCATGGACGTGGGCGGCAACCGGGGACGCAAGATCCACTACCTGACCCATTCGGGCGAAGTCTGGATGAAACGGCTCGCCGACCAGCCCCCGGCGCAACCCTCCGGCCGATAG
- the budA gene encoding acetolactate decarboxylase, whose product MKKIATLAALLILIATSARAGGIYQYSTIDALLAGRYDGDLSMEQLLKRGGFGLGTLNGLDGELVVLDGKAYHVQAGGEVVTAEPSDRTPFATVTTFEEDSIASLDAVSDLDSLNKAMLDRLVSENFFHAVRIEGRFEMIKTRAIPAQTKPYRPLVEAMKDQVIVKFTGLEGTLVGLWTPGFMKGVNVPGFHWHFISDDGTRGGHVLDVSFDKLVARIDVEREFSMTLPEFLGGVDLSPDRSEALHKVEKDPAE is encoded by the coding sequence ATGAAGAAAATAGCAACGCTCGCGGCGCTTCTGATACTCATCGCGACATCCGCCCGCGCTGGCGGCATATATCAATACTCCACCATCGACGCCCTGCTCGCCGGCAGGTACGACGGCGACCTGAGCATGGAACAGTTGCTGAAACGCGGCGGGTTCGGCCTCGGCACCCTCAACGGCCTCGACGGCGAACTGGTGGTGCTCGACGGCAAAGCCTACCACGTACAAGCAGGCGGCGAGGTCGTCACGGCGGAGCCGTCCGACCGGACCCCGTTCGCCACGGTCACGACTTTCGAAGAAGACTCCATCGCCTCCCTCGACGCCGTAAGCGACCTCGACTCGCTCAACAAGGCCATGCTCGACCGGCTGGTCTCCGAAAATTTCTTTCACGCCGTGCGTATCGAAGGCCGTTTCGAGATGATCAAGACACGCGCGATACCTGCCCAGACCAAGCCCTACAGGCCGCTCGTCGAAGCCATGAAGGATCAGGTCATCGTGAAATTCACCGGCCTCGAAGGCACCCTCGTGGGCCTGTGGACGCCCGGCTTCATGAAAGGTGTCAATGTGCCGGGATTCCACTGGCACTTCATCTCAGACGACGGAACGCGCGGCGGGCACGTGCTCGACGTTTCCTTCGACAAGCTGGTGGCCCGCATCGACGTGGAGCGGGAGTTCTCCATGACGCTGCCGGAATTCCTCGGCGGCGTGGACCTGAGCCCCGATCGCAGCGAAGCGCTGCACAAGGTGGAAAAGGATCCTGCCGAATGA
- a CDS encoding Hpt domain-containing protein, whose protein sequence is MSGDEERTPIRVRVDPMLEPIMDRYLEIRRREQTDLANALAAEDMPLLAEIAHRIKGSAAAYGLKELDRKARELEQAAVAQEVKTCAEIIAFLDDYMDRLEVTFGHKRSST, encoded by the coding sequence ATGAGCGGCGACGAAGAGCGAACCCCCATCCGGGTCCGCGTTGACCCCATGCTGGAACCGATCATGGACCGGTACCTCGAAATCCGGCGGCGCGAGCAGACGGACCTTGCGAACGCACTTGCGGCCGAAGATATGCCCCTGCTGGCCGAGATAGCACACCGCATCAAGGGCTCCGCCGCTGCCTACGGATTAAAGGAACTGGACCGTAAGGCCCGCGAACTGGAACAGGCCGCCGTGGCACAGGAAGTAAAGACTTGCGCCGAAATCATCGCCTTTCTCGATGACTACATGGACCGTCTTGAAGTGACCTTCGGCCACAAGCGGAGCAGCACATGA
- a CDS encoding glycosyltransferase yields the protein MNILMLAINDPAGTGIQFCRAVNRHTAHTCRIATLETRYTHSWEKDLHVPDLDENGLAELERLFQTSDILHFHMTADEFTRFGPFLPADHLAGKAIVHHHHGHHDFRSAPETFREKYARLGRRNLLVSTPDLLRLLPEARWQPNLVPLDDPGFTPSGIDPREGPLRVAHSPTRKDLKNTDDLLAAVGELSERGIEIELDLIDDVPNRECLERKRRCHVLFDHMQGYYGVSSLEGLSQGLAVIAGLDEWNMERIHEFTGAPELPWVIARDRDSLRDALTVLDADRELCQQTGLRSRAFMERFWSDARVAGHLAEFWENT from the coding sequence ATGAACATCCTCATGCTCGCCATCAACGACCCCGCAGGCACCGGCATCCAGTTCTGCCGGGCCGTGAACCGCCACACTGCACATACCTGCCGCATAGCCACGCTGGAAACCCGGTATACCCATTCGTGGGAAAAGGACCTGCACGTTCCTGATCTGGATGAAAACGGTCTCGCCGAGTTGGAAAGGCTCTTTCAGACCAGCGACATTCTGCATTTCCACATGACGGCGGACGAGTTCACCCGCTTCGGTCCCTTTCTGCCCGCCGACCACCTCGCGGGCAAGGCTATCGTGCATCATCATCACGGGCACCATGACTTTCGCTCCGCGCCGGAGACCTTTCGCGAAAAATACGCGCGGCTCGGACGCCGGAATCTGCTGGTAAGCACGCCGGACCTGCTGCGCCTGCTGCCCGAAGCCCGCTGGCAGCCCAACCTCGTGCCGCTGGATGACCCCGGCTTCACTCCTTCCGGTATCGACCCGCGTGAGGGACCGCTCAGGGTGGCGCACTCGCCGACCCGCAAGGACCTCAAGAACACGGACGACCTGCTGGCAGCCGTTGGCGAGCTTTCGGAACGAGGCATCGAAATCGAACTTGATCTCATCGACGACGTGCCCAACCGCGAATGTCTGGAGCGCAAACGCCGCTGCCATGTACTTTTCGACCATATGCAGGGCTACTACGGGGTAAGCAGTCTCGAAGGTCTGTCGCAGGGGCTTGCCGTCATCGCGGGACTTGATGAATGGAACATGGAACGCATTCACGAATTCACTGGCGCCCCCGAGCTGCCGTGGGTCATCGCAAGGGATCGCGACTCGCTTCGCGATGCGCTGACCGTTCTGGATGCGGACCGGGAGCTGTGCCAACAGACAGGCCTGCGTTCGAGGGCGTTCATGGAGCGCTTCTGGAGCGACGCGCGCGTGGCCGGGCATCTAGCGGAGTTCTGGGAAAACACCTGA
- a CDS encoding AMIN domain-containing protein — protein MGNIGRILAFVITAAAAAGVILVGSENPGGADKLAASEIRRAVDPNVVVVEDPVAPRDSQNASAAKAGETPTGMEPARSGKDAAERTGNDDTDSVAEKPTVKEDGAAEDAGKAAGEAAQVPREITDFSLVPEDGGFTLNVVGASPSDPVKWFTLQAPKRFVIDIPGSWDIRGENVFRIDSAPVRHVVAGVHSDKVRFVIHYREDAVLPDGPPVADGHKGLLSLTVR, from the coding sequence ATGGGCAACATCGGTCGCATACTCGCTTTCGTCATCACCGCCGCAGCCGCCGCGGGCGTCATCCTCGTGGGTTCGGAAAATCCCGGCGGAGCCGACAAACTGGCCGCGTCGGAAATCCGCCGAGCCGTGGATCCGAACGTGGTCGTCGTGGAAGACCCAGTCGCCCCCCGGGACTCGCAGAACGCATCCGCAGCAAAGGCAGGCGAAACGCCAACCGGGATGGAGCCGGCCCGGTCCGGAAAGGATGCTGCTGAGCGAACAGGAAATGACGACACCGACTCCGTAGCGGAAAAGCCCACGGTAAAAGAAGACGGTGCCGCGGAAGATGCCGGGAAGGCCGCAGGCGAAGCAGCCCAAGTGCCCAGAGAAATAACGGACTTCTCGCTGGTCCCCGAGGACGGCGGCTTCACGCTCAACGTGGTCGGGGCTTCGCCTTCCGATCCGGTGAAATGGTTCACGCTGCAGGCGCCCAAGCGGTTCGTGATCGACATCCCGGGCAGCTGGGACATTCGGGGTGAAAACGTCTTTCGCATCGATTCGGCGCCGGTGCGGCACGTGGTTGCCGGGGTACACTCCGACAAGGTGCGTTTCGTCATCCATTACAGGGAAGATGCCGTCCTGCCCGACGGGCCGCCGGTTGCCGACGGGCATAAAGGACTGCTCAGCCTGACGGTTCGCTGA
- the pstB gene encoding phosphate ABC transporter ATP-binding protein PstB, translated as MGNVKVTSTNLDFYYSDFKALEDITMDFEENRVTALIGPSGCGKSTFLRCINRMNDLIPGTRVEGKITLDGEDIYAPGLDVVSLRRRIGMVFQKPNPFPKTIAENVAYGLRVNGIKDRVFIDERVEESLKGAALWDEVKDRLNTSALGLSGGQQQRLCIARALAVEPEVLLMDEPASALDPIATQKIEDLIHELKKNFTIIIVTHSMQQAARVSDRTAFFYMGRLIEVDSTKQMFTKPKNKQTEDYITGRFG; from the coding sequence ATGGGCAACGTGAAGGTGACTTCCACGAATCTGGATTTCTATTATTCCGACTTCAAGGCGTTGGAAGATATCACCATGGACTTTGAAGAGAACCGGGTCACGGCTCTCATCGGTCCCTCCGGCTGCGGCAAGAGTACCTTCCTGCGGTGCATCAACCGCATGAACGACCTCATCCCGGGCACCCGCGTCGAAGGCAAGATAACGCTCGACGGGGAAGACATCTACGCCCCGGGACTCGACGTGGTATCCCTGCGCAGACGCATCGGCATGGTCTTTCAGAAGCCAAACCCCTTTCCCAAGACCATTGCCGAAAACGTGGCCTACGGGCTGCGGGTCAACGGCATCAAGGACCGCGTCTTCATCGACGAACGCGTGGAGGAAAGCCTCAAAGGCGCCGCGCTGTGGGATGAAGTCAAGGATCGCCTGAACACCTCGGCGCTGGGGCTTTCCGGCGGACAGCAGCAGCGGCTTTGCATCGCGCGGGCTCTGGCCGTCGAACCCGAGGTGCTGCTGATGGACGAGCCGGCCTCCGCGCTCGACCCCATCGCCACGCAGAAGATCGAAGACCTGATCCACGAGCTGAAGAAGAACTTCACCATCATCATCGTGACGCACAGCATGCAGCAGGCCGCCCGCGTGTCGGACCGCACCGCCTTCTTCTACATGGGCAGGCTCATCGAGGTAGACAGCACCAAGCAGATGTTCACGAAACCAAAGAACAAGCAGACCGAAGACTACATCACCGGCCGGTTCGGTTAA